A single window of Flavipsychrobacter sp. DNA harbors:
- a CDS encoding NAD(P)/FAD-dependent oxidoreductase gives MQKIELKPSYDVVVIGAGVGGLTTAALLSKAGLSVCVLEKEPHAGGYLAGFRRKDFRFDTAIHWLNQYGPDGLVTKVFAAIGNDYPKAVVQKRIKLYKGDKHDYILTDDPDQWRDQLIEEYPNSKAGIIKFFKAAKKIGKSFKNFGNIFRSEETMSPLKRLANKFRLLQFALPFIPYITYKGDKGMQKGLDKFFKDEGLQKIFSSEAELLGCLVPIGWAYYKDFQSPPEGGGQAIPEWLQHVITYFGNDLFFKCDVKEVLLEDKQAKGVRFECRGKEYTVSSKYVVAACDVETLYEKMLPADAIPQKLKDRLKDAELYASSVTVSIALDCPPSALGFGEEMVHISSEATTRDDDGAGDPEKSEIIILAPSHRDKTLAPEGQGTLTLFMPALMSQYNEWETEKDEKGNYIRGEAYKANKFKIAEAIINRVSKEVASNLKEHILFYDVATPVTHYRYTSNRGGTMMGARPGKKNMQSKVAHYKTPIKHLLLGGHWAELGGGVPIATKAGANAALLIFKEENKVAYKALGGYMEGKVTLKEILDSKAFKPYNNSWVRKPTPAEKLAARKANSMDNAGSS, from the coding sequence ATGCAGAAAATTGAATTGAAACCAAGTTACGATGTAGTAGTAATAGGTGCCGGAGTTGGAGGCCTAACAACTGCAGCACTACTGAGTAAGGCGGGATTGTCAGTTTGTGTGCTTGAAAAAGAACCTCATGCAGGGGGGTACCTCGCAGGTTTTAGAAGAAAAGATTTTCGTTTCGATACTGCAATACATTGGTTGAATCAATACGGCCCTGATGGCTTGGTTACAAAAGTGTTTGCAGCTATTGGTAATGACTATCCGAAGGCGGTAGTTCAAAAAAGAATAAAGCTTTACAAAGGGGATAAACATGACTATATTTTAACCGATGATCCAGACCAATGGAGAGATCAGCTAATAGAAGAATATCCTAATAGTAAGGCCGGGATTATTAAGTTTTTTAAAGCTGCAAAGAAGATAGGAAAGTCGTTCAAGAACTTCGGAAATATATTCAGGTCAGAAGAAACAATGTCACCTCTAAAACGGTTGGCCAATAAATTCCGATTATTACAGTTTGCTTTGCCCTTCATTCCCTACATCACATATAAGGGTGACAAAGGGATGCAAAAAGGACTGGACAAGTTTTTCAAAGATGAAGGGTTGCAAAAAATATTTTCATCCGAGGCAGAACTATTAGGTTGTTTAGTGCCTATTGGTTGGGCATATTATAAAGACTTTCAAAGTCCTCCTGAGGGAGGCGGGCAAGCTATACCAGAGTGGTTACAACATGTAATAACTTATTTCGGTAATGATCTATTCTTCAAATGTGATGTAAAAGAAGTCTTGTTAGAAGATAAACAAGCTAAAGGTGTACGGTTTGAATGTAGGGGCAAGGAGTACACCGTATCCAGCAAATATGTAGTGGCAGCTTGCGATGTTGAAACGCTTTATGAAAAGATGTTACCTGCTGATGCGATCCCGCAGAAGTTAAAAGATAGACTGAAAGATGCAGAGCTATATGCTTCATCAGTAACAGTATCTATAGCGTTAGATTGCCCCCCAAGTGCTCTAGGGTTTGGTGAAGAAATGGTGCATATAAGTAGTGAAGCTACTACGAGAGACGATGATGGGGCAGGAGATCCTGAAAAAAGCGAAATTATCATATTGGCGCCTTCTCATAGAGATAAAACTCTTGCTCCCGAAGGTCAGGGAACACTTACCTTATTTATGCCTGCTTTAATGAGTCAGTATAATGAATGGGAGACGGAGAAAGACGAAAAAGGCAATTACATAAGGGGAGAAGCCTACAAGGCCAATAAGTTTAAAATAGCAGAAGCAATAATAAATAGAGTTTCCAAAGAAGTTGCATCTAACTTGAAGGAGCACATCTTGTTTTATGATGTAGCAACACCTGTTACACACTATAGATATACAAGTAATAGAGGTGGTACGATGATGGGGGCAAGGCCAGGTAAGAAAAATATGCAAAGTAAAGTAGCGCATTATAAAACACCTATAAAGCATTTATTGCTAGGTGGGCACTGGGCAGAGCTTGGAGGAGGAGTGCCTATAGCAACAAAAGCAGGAGCTAATGCCGCACTCTTAATCTTTAAAGAAGAAAATAAAGTAGCCTATAAAGCCCTCG
- a CDS encoding NUDIX domain-containing protein, giving the protein MALPTRFNIRVYGIWVQDGRVLVSEETIRGNKYLKFPGGGMELGEGAIDGLKREWKEELNIEIDVLEHFYTTDFFQPSAFDSSQVISIYYWVKAKEQVSYIVNNNENEYSYWLKIADITEDTFSLPIDKIVAKRLYSTFVDN; this is encoded by the coding sequence ATGGCTTTACCCACCCGTTTCAATATAAGAGTGTACGGTATATGGGTACAAGACGGAAGAGTATTGGTGAGTGAAGAAACAATAAGAGGAAATAAATACCTGAAGTTCCCCGGAGGTGGTATGGAACTGGGAGAAGGTGCTATTGACGGTTTGAAGCGAGAATGGAAAGAAGAGCTGAACATAGAGATAGATGTTTTAGAGCATTTTTATACTACCGATTTCTTTCAGCCTTCAGCTTTTGATAGTTCTCAAGTGATCAGTATTTATTATTGGGTAAAAGCAAAAGAACAGGTTAGCTATATCGTCAACAATAATGAAAATGAATATAGTTACTGGTTGAAAATAGCAGACATAACAGAAGATACATTTAGTTTGCCAATAGATAAGATCGTGGCCAAACGTTTATACTCAACGTTTGTAGATAATTAG
- a CDS encoding magnesium transporter CorA family protein — MVQYFKNINHQTSEIEHAEGANWINVTPPFQENEINQLSENLNIPRDLLTDTLDIEERARYEEEDGVKLVILKTPVENKSLNESDADYVTIPISIIKTERNQVITVNSFENVAIRRFLNTFAKRHPERPNMMVLKIFEKVVMDFMEVLKDINHRRNILEQKLYDSNRNEELLYLMRVQKSLVYFVTALRSNELLLMKMERTNFLNCDEEELEFLGDLIIEFSQALEMANTYTNILSSTMDAFASIINNNMNMVMKRLTSITILISLPTLIASFYGMNVDIPYEKGMYSFAIPVVLSIIVSVVMTLYFNKKRWF, encoded by the coding sequence ATGGTACAATATTTCAAAAATATCAACCACCAAACATCGGAGATAGAGCATGCTGAAGGTGCTAATTGGATTAATGTCACGCCCCCTTTTCAGGAAAATGAGATTAACCAACTATCAGAAAATCTAAATATTCCTAGAGACCTGCTTACAGATACTCTGGATATAGAGGAGCGTGCACGTTATGAAGAAGAAGATGGGGTGAAGTTGGTGATTTTGAAAACACCTGTAGAAAACAAGTCGTTGAATGAAAGTGATGCGGATTATGTTACCATTCCTATCTCTATAATTAAAACAGAACGGAATCAGGTCATTACAGTTAACTCTTTTGAGAATGTAGCTATACGCAGGTTTCTTAACACCTTTGCCAAGCGCCACCCGGAGCGCCCTAATATGATGGTGCTTAAGATATTCGAGAAGGTAGTAATGGACTTTATGGAGGTGTTGAAAGACATCAATCACCGTCGTAATATTTTGGAGCAAAAACTTTATGATTCTAACAGGAATGAAGAGCTCCTCTACTTAATGCGTGTGCAAAAAAGCCTAGTGTATTTTGTGACTGCACTGCGTAGCAATGAGTTGCTGTTGATGAAGATGGAACGAACCAATTTTTTAAATTGTGACGAAGAAGAGTTAGAATTCTTAGGTGACTTGATCATTGAGTTTTCTCAAGCTTTGGAGATGGCCAACACATATACTAATATCTTGAGTAGTACAATGGATGCTTTTGCCAGCATCATCAATAACAATATGAACATGGTCATGAAACGTTTGACCAGTATTACAATTCTTATTTCTCTACCTACATTGATCGCCAGTTTCTATGGCATGAATGTAGATATCCCTTACGAGAAAGGCATGTACAGTTTTGCGATCCCTGTAGTGCTATCAATAATTGTGTCAGTTGTTATGACACTTTACTTTAACAAAAAACGCTGGTTCTAA
- the fbp gene encoding class 1 fructose-bisphosphatase yields the protein MNPERKLMTLDEFTIQETRKFPNATGELSAILRDIGIACKIINQQVLKAGLVDILGAQGSTNVQGEEQMKLDVYSDEALINVLRGSADCAGIASEENDDFIAFDDPYSINSKYVVLFDPLDGSSNIDVNASIGTIFSIYKRVSPLGAPCTAEDFLQPGNKLMAAGYVIYGSSTMLVYATKLGANGFTLEPSIGEFCLSHRNLKCKEDGKIYSINQGNTCKLDNKMKAYLDYCMEEDKETGRPYSHRYIGSMVADLHRTLIKGGIFMYPADIKNPNGKLRLQYECNPMSFLVEAAGGVATTGKERILDIEPTELHQRVPIFIGSKNMVEKAVEMIN from the coding sequence ATGAATCCGGAAAGAAAATTAATGACCTTGGATGAGTTTACTATCCAAGAAACCAGAAAGTTTCCTAATGCAACAGGTGAATTATCTGCTATACTACGAGATATCGGCATTGCTTGCAAAATCATCAACCAACAGGTGCTAAAAGCAGGTCTTGTAGATATATTAGGCGCTCAAGGCTCTACTAATGTGCAAGGTGAGGAGCAAATGAAACTTGATGTTTATTCTGATGAGGCATTAATAAATGTACTAAGAGGTAGTGCTGATTGTGCAGGTATTGCTTCGGAAGAAAACGATGACTTTATCGCATTCGACGACCCATATTCTATAAATAGCAAATATGTTGTTCTTTTCGACCCATTAGACGGCTCTTCTAATATTGATGTTAATGCCTCTATAGGTACCATTTTCTCTATATACAAGCGTGTGAGCCCTCTAGGGGCTCCATGTACTGCAGAGGACTTTTTGCAACCAGGTAACAAGCTAATGGCTGCCGGTTATGTGATCTATGGAAGTAGTACTATGCTGGTATACGCTACTAAACTTGGTGCCAACGGTTTTACACTGGAGCCTTCAATTGGTGAATTCTGCTTATCTCACAGAAACCTAAAATGTAAAGAGGACGGAAAGATATATTCGATCAACCAAGGTAACACTTGTAAGCTTGATAATAAGATGAAAGCTTATCTAGACTATTGTATGGAAGAAGATAAGGAGACTGGTCGTCCTTACTCTCATAGATACATAGGGTCTATGGTTGCAGACCTTCACCGCACGCTTATCAAAGGAGGCATATTTATGTATCCAGCGGACATTAAAAACCCAAATGGTAAACTACGCTTACAATACGAGTGCAACCCTATGAGCTTTTTAGTGGAAGCTGCAGGCGGAGTAGCTACCACAGGCAAAGAAAGAATACTGGATATCGAACCTACAGAGCTTCACCAACGTGTACCTATTTTTATAGGCTCTAAAAACATGGTAGAAAAGGCTGTAGAAATGATCAACTAA
- a CDS encoding autorepressor SdpR family transcription factor yields MSKYLINVNTLFKALNDQTRREILELLKEKDMTAGEIAEQFDISKPSISHHLDILKQAELVTSDKQGQYIYYSLNTTVVGEILKWVIQLQKTEVSSKYNIHGIKKLS; encoded by the coding sequence TTGTCTAAATACCTAATTAACGTGAATACATTATTCAAAGCATTAAATGATCAAACAAGAAGGGAAATCCTTGAATTGTTGAAGGAAAAAGATATGACTGCAGGAGAAATTGCGGAACAGTTCGATATATCTAAACCTAGTATATCTCACCACCTTGACATACTAAAACAAGCAGAACTTGTCACCTCTGACAAACAAGGACAATATATCTACTATTCACTCAATACAACAGTTGTAGGCGAGATATTAAAATGGGTCATCCAACTTCAAAAAACAGAGGTTTCTTCAAAATATAATATCCATGGCATCAAAAAACTTTCTTAA
- a CDS encoding SdpI family protein codes for MASKNFLKHFPILLISILPFGYLLAIWNSLPEKIAIHYNMKGEVDRYGSSLELVFVTLLLTVIGIGTYILLTNIHKIDPKRAKSVQVNTYNKIASGIVLFTSIINLVIIINGANPESSIANKVVLPSIGFLFMFLGNYMYTIKPNHFVGIRVPWTLESDTNWKKTHQLGGKLFFLGGLTITIVALVAPFQVASIVMLIIITVISIAAVYYSYSIFKSESKSKNI; via the coding sequence ATGGCATCAAAAAACTTTCTTAAACATTTTCCCATACTGCTCATATCTATACTTCCTTTTGGGTACCTATTAGCAATATGGAATAGCCTTCCTGAAAAAATAGCAATACACTATAACATGAAAGGGGAAGTAGACCGTTATGGAAGTAGCTTAGAGTTGGTTTTTGTAACACTGTTGCTTACAGTAATAGGCATAGGAACCTATATTCTATTGACCAATATTCATAAAATAGATCCTAAAAGGGCAAAGTCTGTTCAGGTAAATACTTACAATAAGATAGCTAGTGGTATTGTACTCTTCACCTCAATAATAAACCTTGTTATTATCATTAATGGTGCTAATCCAGAATCTTCTATAGCCAATAAGGTAGTACTACCTAGCATAGGTTTCTTATTCATGTTTTTAGGCAACTATATGTACACCATTAAGCCCAATCACTTTGTAGGCATACGGGTACCTTGGACATTAGAAAGCGACACCAATTGGAAAAAAACGCACCAGCTTGGAGGAAAATTATTTTTTCTAGGTGGCTTAACTATTACGATAGTAGCACTTGTAGCTCCATTTCAGGTAGCCAGTATAGTAATGCTCATTATTATTACGGTTATCAGTATTGCTGCCGTATATTACTCCTATTCAATTTTTAAGAGCGAGTCTAAATCAAAAAACATCTAG
- a CDS encoding alpha/beta fold hydrolase, translated as MKKTLLVLIAALITVNGLAQDQFVGDWFGSLNVGQELQIVFHISNNEALKATLDVPKQGAKAIPCNEVIAKGNTIIINIELIKSRFSGTLNNGIIKGNWIQNGMNIPVELSKQKPQKTVLKRPQTPEPPFSYNSTNLIYHNKDKSIQYGATITVPAIDKKHPAVILITGSGAQNRDEEIEGHKPFAVIANHLTNNGYAVLRIDDRGVGETTGNTNATSADFAEDIIAGIEYLKSRDDIDAKKIGLYGHSEGGLIAPMVANKTKDVNFIILAAGPGIPVIDLMSEQNYEILLKMGITDEMAKAYTPLYRDIMSILTTAENKKSAEIKINNTINSWKTRTDKQTVAITTGISDEATQKVFANQFLKLYDSKWLKYFISYDPTPALKKLRCKVLAINGDNDIQVISKSNLAGIESALKKSKVKSYEVKEFKGLNHLFQSCNTCNTQEYGKIETTFEPVVLDYITDWLDENVK; from the coding sequence ATGAAAAAGACTTTGTTAGTACTAATAGCTGCGCTAATAACGGTAAATGGGCTTGCACAAGATCAATTTGTTGGCGACTGGTTTGGCAGTCTAAATGTTGGGCAAGAACTACAGATCGTCTTTCATATCTCAAACAACGAGGCACTTAAAGCTACTTTGGACGTTCCTAAACAAGGAGCAAAAGCTATTCCGTGCAATGAGGTGATAGCAAAAGGGAACACGATCATTATAAATATTGAGCTTATCAAAAGCAGATTTAGTGGCACGCTAAACAATGGAATAATAAAAGGCAACTGGATACAGAATGGAATGAATATCCCTGTAGAGCTATCAAAGCAAAAACCACAAAAGACCGTGCTCAAACGTCCTCAAACTCCTGAGCCTCCTTTTAGTTACAACAGTACCAATCTCATCTATCACAATAAAGACAAGTCTATACAATATGGTGCTACCATTACTGTACCTGCAATAGATAAAAAGCACCCCGCTGTAATCCTAATTACCGGTTCGGGAGCACAAAATAGAGATGAAGAAATAGAAGGGCATAAACCATTTGCAGTAATAGCAAACCACCTTACTAATAATGGCTATGCTGTATTAAGAATAGATGACCGAGGTGTAGGAGAGACGACTGGCAATACCAATGCTACTTCTGCTGACTTTGCAGAAGATATAATAGCGGGAATAGAGTACTTAAAAAGTAGAGACGATATAGACGCTAAAAAGATAGGCCTGTATGGACATAGTGAAGGTGGACTTATCGCTCCAATGGTTGCTAATAAAACTAAGGATGTCAACTTCATCATATTAGCTGCAGGACCTGGCATACCTGTCATTGACCTAATGAGTGAACAGAACTATGAGATATTACTAAAGATGGGCATAACCGATGAAATGGCAAAAGCATATACCCCACTGTATCGAGACATAATGTCTATACTTACTACTGCAGAAAATAAAAAGTCTGCTGAGATAAAAATAAACAACACTATCAACTCCTGGAAAACTAGAACGGACAAGCAAACTGTAGCTATAACAACAGGAATATCAGATGAGGCAACGCAAAAAGTTTTTGCCAATCAATTTTTAAAATTGTACGATAGTAAATGGCTGAAATACTTCATTAGCTACGATCCAACACCTGCACTAAAAAAACTGCGCTGCAAAGTCCTTGCGATAAACGGAGATAATGACATCCAGGTAATCTCTAAGTCAAATTTAGCTGGCATTGAATCGGCCTTAAAAAAGAGCAAGGTTAAAAGCTATGAAGTAAAAGAATTCAAAGGATTAAATCATCTATTTCAAAGCTGTAATACTTGCAATACTCAAGAGTATGGTAAAATTGAAACAACCTTTGAACCTGTAGTTTTGGATTATATAACCGATTGGCTGGACGAAAACGTGAAATAA